The Malus sylvestris chromosome 12, drMalSylv7.2, whole genome shotgun sequence genome contains a region encoding:
- the LOC126594520 gene encoding pentatricopeptide repeat-containing protein At3g09060-like → MVDFPKSLSPKRVLKLLKAEKKPHSALALLDSATCHPNYNHSPDVFHHILRRLVDPKLVVHVERVVELIRTQKCKCPEDVALTVIKAYTKNSMPDKALAVFQQMEEIFGCAPGVRSYNSLLNAFIESNQWDRAEKFFAYFETVGLEPNLQTFNVLIKISCKKKQFEKAKGLLNWMWEKGLEPDVFSYGTLINGLAKGGNLRDALEVFDEMLERGVGPDVMCYNILIDGFFQKGDSVSANEIWERLVKDSEVYPNIVTYNVMINGLCKCGKFNESLEIWNRMKTNDRGPDLYTCSSLIHGLCKAGNVDGAERVYKEMVDKGVVPDVVVYNAMLNGFCLAGKTKECFGLWDMMEKCGCCNVVSYNTLIRGLFENEKVDEAISVWGLMRDKACVADATTYGVLIHGLCKNGYLNKALQILKVAENTGADLDAFAYSSMINGLCKEGILDEAARLVGKMDKCGYEPNSHVCNALIYGYIQASKLEDAILFFRGMCTKFCSPNVISYNTLINGLCKAERFSDAYVFVREMLEKGWKPDVITYSLLMDGLCQGKKIDMALNVWHQALDKGFEPDVTMHNIIIHGLCSAGKAEDALQLYFQMGRWDCVPNLVTYNTLMEGFYKITDCEKASEIWARLLKDGLQPDIITYNVTLKGFCSCSRISDAIRFLEKALRLGILPTSITWYILVRAVLNNGTTSNSSWV, encoded by the coding sequence ATGGTCGACTTCCCCAAGTCTCTCTCGCCGAAGCGAGTCCTGAAGCTCCTCAAAGCCGAGAAGAAACCTCATTCCGCACTCGCCCTGCTCGACTCAGCGACCTGCCACCCGAACTACAACCACTCCCCCGACGTCTTCCACCACATTCTTCGTCGGCTCGTGGACCCGAAGCTCGTCGTTCACGTCGAGCGGGTGGTCGAGCTGATTCGGACCCAGAAATGCAAGTGCCCCGAGGACGTGGCATTGACGGTGATCAAAGCGTATACGAAAAACTCCATGCCCGATAAAGCGTTGGCCGTGTTTCAGCAAATGGAAGAGATTTTTGGGTGTGCGCCCGGCGTAAGGTCGTACAATTCGCTGCTGAATGCGTTCATTGAGTCGAACCAATGGGACCGAGCTGAGAAATTTTTTGCTTATTTCGAAACGGTGGGTTTGGAGCCAAATTTGCAAACTTTTAATGTTCTGATCAAGATTTCGTGCAAGAAGAAGCAGTTTGAGAAGGCTAAAGGGTTGCTGAATTGGATGTGGGAAAAGGGTTTAGAGCCTGATGTGTTTAGTTATGGGACTTTGATCAACGGGCTTGCGAAAGGTGGGAACTTGAGGGATGCATTGgaggtgtttgatgaaatgcttGAGAGAGGGGTTGGTCCTGATGTGATGTGTTATAATATTTTGATTGATGGGTTTTTCCAGAAAGGCGACAGTGTGAGTGCCAATGAGATTTGGGAGAGGTTGGTGAAGGACTCAGAGGTTTATCCTAATATTGTTACTTATAACGTTATGATCAATGGTTTGTGTAAATGTGGGAAGTTCAATGAGAGTTTAGAGATATGGAATAGGATGAAGACAAATGATCGAGGGCCTGACTTgtatacttgtagttctttgaTTCATGGGTTGTGCAAAGCAGGGAATGTGGATGGGGCTGAGAGAGTTTATAAAGAGATGGTTGATAAAGGGGTCGTTCCGGATGTGGTTGTCTATAATGCAATGCTCAATGGGTTCTGTCTAGCAGGGAAGACTAAAGAGTGCTTTGGGCTGTGGGACATGATGGAGAAGTGTGGTTGTTGTAATGTTGTGAGTTATAACACATTGATTAGAGGGTTGTTTGAAAACGAGAAGGTTGATGAAGCAATTTCTGTCTGGGGACTAATGCGTGATAAGGCTTGTGTTGCAGATGCCACAACCTATGGAGTATTGATCCATGGACTGTGTAAAAATGGGTATTTAAACAAAGCTTTGCAGATTTTAAAAGTGGCAGAAAACACAGGAGCTGATCTGGATGCCTTTGCGTATTCGTCAATGATTAATGGGTTATGCAAGGAAGGGATACTAGATGAAGCAGCCAGGCTAGTAGGTAAGATGGATAAGTGTGGCTATGAACCGAATTCTCATGTTTGCAATGCATTGATATACGGGTATATCCAAGCTTCCAAACTTGAAGATGCCATTTTGTTTTTTAGAGGAATGTGCACCAAGTTTTGCTCTCCAAATGTTATCTCCTACAATACTCTCATAAATGGTTTATGCAAAGCAGAAAGATTTAGTGATGCATATGTGTTTGTGAGGGAAATGCTGGAAAAAGGATGGAAGCCGGATGTGATCACATATAGCTTGTTAATGGATGGTCTTTGTCAAGGCAAAAAGATTGACATGGCCCTCAACGTGTGGCATCAAGCCCTTGACAAGGGCTTCGAGCCTGATGTAACTATGCATAACATTATAATTCATGGTCTTTGCTCTGCAGGCAAGGCTGAAGATGCTTTGCAGCTTTATTTTCAGATGGGGCGTTGGGACTGCGTTCCAAATCTTGTAACCTACAACACCCTAATGGAGggtttttacaaaattacagaCTGTGAAAAGGCATCAGAAATTTGGGCCCGCCTTCTAAAAGACGGACTACAACCAGATATCATCACCTATAATGTTACTCTCAAAGGGTTTTGTTCATGCAGTAGAATATCAGATGCCATTAGGTTTTTAGAAAAGGCTTTACGTCTTGGAATTCTTCCAACTTCCATTACGTGGTACATACTTGTTAGGGCAGTGCTAAACAATGGGACCACTTCAAACTCCTCTTGGGTATAA